In Nocardioides conyzicola, one genomic interval encodes:
- a CDS encoding mycofactocin-coupled SDR family oxidoreductase gives MNRVALVTGAAGGIGSATVTRLTAQGYAVVGIDLEEAPESDTVAHVVGDVRDRYVLKGAVDFALARWGRLDVAVAAAAVIAGGRPLWETPDEELQQLWDVDVRGVWNTAAVAVPAMLAGPDPHGCRFVAVASAAGTYGLFHLAGYTVAKHAVVGLVKGLAADLVATGVTAVAVSPGSTNTPMLDATADLYGISDPVVFSNNQLLRRVLDPGEVAATIAFCCSVEGAALNGSVVHADGGFRP, from the coding sequence ATGAACCGCGTCGCGCTCGTCACCGGCGCTGCTGGCGGCATCGGCTCGGCCACGGTCACGCGCCTGACCGCGCAGGGGTACGCCGTCGTGGGGATCGACCTGGAGGAGGCGCCCGAGTCCGACACCGTCGCCCACGTCGTCGGCGACGTCCGCGACCGCTACGTCCTCAAGGGCGCCGTCGACTTCGCGCTCGCGCGCTGGGGCCGGCTCGACGTCGCGGTCGCCGCAGCTGCCGTCATCGCCGGCGGCAGACCGCTGTGGGAGACGCCGGACGAGGAGCTGCAACAGCTCTGGGACGTGGACGTCCGCGGGGTCTGGAACACCGCCGCCGTCGCCGTACCCGCCATGCTCGCCGGGCCGGACCCGCACGGCTGCCGGTTCGTCGCCGTCGCCTCGGCCGCCGGCACGTACGGGCTCTTCCACCTCGCCGGCTACACCGTCGCCAAGCACGCCGTCGTCGGGCTGGTGAAGGGCCTGGCCGCCGACCTGGTCGCCACCGGCGTCACCGCCGTGGCGGTCTCGCCCGGGTCCACCAACACCCCGATGCTCGACGCGACCGCCGACCTCTACGGCATCTCGGACCCCGTCGTCTTCAGCAACAACCAGCTGCTGCGCCGGGTGCTCGACCCCGGCGAGGTGGCCGCCACCATCGCCTTCTGCTGCTCGGTCGAGGGGGCCGCGCTCAACGGCAGCGTCGTGCACGCCGACGGCGGCTTCCGGCCATGA
- the mftE gene encoding mycofactocin biosynthesis peptidyl-dipeptidase MftE translates to MRLADATSPETAGAGLVLVPVGSIEQHGPHLPLDTDTAIAVAVAERVAAELPGTWVAPALSYGSSGEHQSFAGTASVGTDALTHLAVELARSLRTWASRVVFVNAHGGNLTALKASDELEWVPCATEDVDLHAGFTETSLMLHLRPESVRLERAETGNTQPLRDILPVMMAGGIAAVSANGVLGDPAGASAAEGERVLDAMVADVLGRLG, encoded by the coding sequence ATGAGGCTCGCCGACGCCACGTCTCCCGAGACCGCCGGCGCCGGCCTCGTGCTGGTGCCCGTCGGCTCGATCGAGCAGCACGGGCCGCACCTGCCGCTGGACACCGACACCGCGATCGCGGTCGCGGTGGCCGAGAGGGTCGCGGCGGAGCTGCCCGGCACCTGGGTCGCGCCCGCGCTGTCCTACGGCTCGAGCGGCGAGCACCAGTCCTTCGCCGGCACCGCGTCGGTCGGGACCGACGCGCTGACGCACCTGGCCGTCGAGCTGGCCCGGTCGCTGCGCACCTGGGCGTCCCGCGTCGTCTTCGTCAACGCGCACGGCGGCAACCTCACCGCGCTCAAGGCCTCCGACGAGCTGGAGTGGGTGCCCTGCGCGACGGAGGACGTCGACCTCCACGCCGGCTTCACCGAGACGTCCCTGATGCTGCACCTCCGCCCGGAGTCGGTGCGGCTCGAGCGCGCCGAGACCGGCAACACCCAGCCGTTGAGGGACATCCTCCCCGTGATGATGGCCGGCGGGATCGCCGCCGTCTCCGCCAACGGGGTCCTCGGCGACCCGGCCGGAGCCTCCGCCGCCGAGGGCGAGCGCGTCCTCGATGCGATGGTCGCCGACGTGCTGGGACGACTCGGATGA
- the mftD gene encoding pre-mycofactocin synthase MftD (MftD, an enzyme found in the mycofactocin biosynthesis locus, performs an oxidative deamination of 3-amino-5-[(p-hydroxyphenyl)methyl]-4,4-dimethyl-2-pyrrolidinone (AHDP). The resulting compound, now called pre-mycofactocin (PMFT), is a biologically active redox cofactor that can oxidize the non-exchangeable NADH of TIGR03971 family SDR-type oxidoreductases.) produces the protein MKLENPWKQNPWFESVAVAQRRAQKRLPQPVYAALVAGSERGQTVSDNQAAFAELGVLPHVAGHHADRSMARTVLGQEVSLPVLISPTGVQAVHPDGEVAVARAANARGTLMGLSNFASKSVEEVVEACPNTLFQMYWTGDRDGMIQRMERAHRAGSIGLIATLDWSFSMGRDWGSPEIPEKVDLKTMVRMAPKVATKPRWLYQFGKTGQIPDLTAPNLAPPGADKGPTFFGAYYEWMTTPPPSWEDVAWMREQWAQLSGTPFVLKGVGRVDDAKRAVDAGVSAISVSNHGGNNLDGTPAAIRLLHPIATAVGDQVEVLMDGGVRRGSDVVKALALGARAVLIGRAYLWGLAANGQAGVENVLDVLHGGIDSALLGLGVASVDELTPEHLLVPEGFHRS, from the coding sequence GTGAAGCTCGAGAACCCCTGGAAGCAGAACCCCTGGTTCGAGTCGGTCGCGGTCGCTCAGCGGCGGGCGCAGAAGCGGCTGCCGCAGCCGGTGTACGCCGCGCTGGTGGCGGGCTCGGAGCGCGGGCAGACCGTCAGCGACAACCAGGCGGCGTTCGCCGAGCTCGGGGTGCTGCCGCACGTCGCCGGGCACCACGCCGACCGGTCGATGGCGCGCACGGTGCTGGGCCAGGAGGTCTCGCTGCCGGTGCTGATCAGCCCGACCGGCGTCCAGGCGGTGCATCCCGACGGTGAGGTGGCGGTGGCGCGGGCGGCCAACGCTCGCGGCACGCTGATGGGGCTGTCCAACTTCGCCTCCAAGTCGGTCGAGGAGGTCGTAGAGGCCTGCCCCAACACGCTCTTCCAGATGTACTGGACCGGCGACCGCGACGGGATGATCCAGCGCATGGAGCGCGCCCACCGGGCCGGTTCGATCGGCCTGATCGCCACCCTGGACTGGTCGTTCTCGATGGGGCGCGACTGGGGCAGCCCGGAGATCCCCGAGAAGGTCGACCTCAAGACGATGGTGCGGATGGCGCCGAAGGTCGCCACCAAGCCGCGCTGGCTCTACCAGTTCGGGAAGACCGGCCAGATCCCCGACCTCACCGCCCCCAACCTGGCGCCCCCGGGTGCCGACAAGGGCCCGACGTTCTTCGGCGCCTACTACGAGTGGATGACGACCCCGCCTCCGTCGTGGGAGGACGTCGCCTGGATGCGCGAGCAGTGGGCGCAGCTCAGCGGCACGCCGTTCGTGCTCAAGGGCGTCGGTCGCGTCGATGACGCCAAACGTGCTGTGGATGCCGGGGTCTCGGCGATCTCGGTGTCCAACCACGGCGGCAACAACCTCGATGGGACACCCGCGGCGATCCGCCTGCTGCACCCGATCGCCACCGCCGTCGGCGACCAGGTCGAGGTGCTGATGGACGGCGGCGTACGCCGTGGCTCCGACGTCGTGAAGGCGCTCGCCCTCGGTGCCCGCGCGGTGCTGATCGGCCGCGCCTACCTGTGGGGCCTCGCGGCCAACGGCCAGGCCGGCGTCGAGAACGTCCTCGACGTCCTGCACGGCGGCATCGACTCGGCCCTCCTCGGACTCGGCGTCGCGTCCGTCGACGAGCTCACCCCCGAGCACCTGCTGGTCCCCGAGGGCTTCCACCGGTCATGA
- the mftC gene encoding mycofactocin radical SAM maturase (MftC is a radical SAM/SPASM enzyme that catalyzes the first two steps in biosynthesis of the electron carrier mycofactocin from the terminal Val-Tyr dipeptide of the precursor peptide MftA.) produces MKLIEHFELGLDAPICLTWELTYACNLECAHCLSSSGRRDPRELTTAQAEAVIDELQRMQVFYVNIGGGEPTIRPDFWHLLEYAVNHQVGVKFSTNGVRLDAERAAFLAGPACAGYVDVQISLDGATAEVNDFVRGPGSYDMAITALQNLQDAGFSDAKISVVCTRQNIGQLDEFKALADRYGATLRLTRLRPSGRGADVWDELHPLPEQQKVLYDWLMASGDNVLTGDSFFHLAAFGEALPGLNLCGAGRVVCLIDPIGDVYACPFAIHDNFLAGNLLADGGFKEVWQNSELFAELRSPQTGGACAKCDFYDTCRGGCMAAKFFTGLPLDGPDPECVQGYGESALASGDRMIPAASQDHSKANPTRNQPVMLKLMTRPPVSDCAESPLAGFVPAGG; encoded by the coding sequence ATGAAGCTCATCGAGCACTTCGAGCTCGGTCTCGACGCTCCCATCTGCCTGACCTGGGAGCTCACCTACGCCTGCAACCTGGAGTGCGCGCACTGCCTCTCCTCGTCGGGTCGGCGGGACCCCCGTGAGCTGACGACGGCGCAGGCCGAGGCCGTCATCGACGAGCTGCAGCGGATGCAGGTCTTCTACGTCAACATCGGCGGCGGCGAGCCGACGATCCGCCCGGACTTCTGGCACCTGCTGGAGTACGCCGTCAACCACCAGGTCGGTGTGAAGTTCTCGACCAACGGGGTCCGGCTCGACGCCGAGCGGGCCGCGTTCCTGGCCGGCCCGGCGTGCGCGGGGTACGTCGACGTGCAGATCTCGCTCGACGGCGCGACCGCCGAGGTCAACGACTTCGTGCGCGGTCCCGGCTCCTACGACATGGCGATCACCGCGTTGCAGAACCTGCAGGACGCCGGCTTCTCCGACGCCAAGATCTCGGTCGTCTGCACCCGGCAGAACATCGGGCAGCTCGACGAGTTCAAGGCCCTCGCCGACAGGTACGGCGCGACGCTGCGGCTCACCCGCCTGCGCCCGTCGGGTCGCGGCGCGGACGTGTGGGACGAGCTGCACCCGCTCCCCGAGCAGCAGAAGGTGCTCTACGACTGGCTGATGGCGTCCGGCGACAACGTGCTGACCGGCGACTCGTTCTTCCACCTCGCCGCGTTCGGCGAGGCCCTGCCCGGCCTCAACCTCTGCGGCGCCGGCCGCGTCGTCTGCCTGATCGACCCGATCGGCGACGTCTACGCGTGTCCCTTCGCGATCCACGACAACTTCCTGGCCGGCAACCTGCTCGCCGACGGCGGCTTCAAGGAGGTCTGGCAGAACTCCGAGCTCTTCGCCGAGCTGCGCTCCCCGCAGACCGGCGGCGCGTGCGCGAAGTGCGACTTCTACGACACGTGTCGGGGCGGCTGCATGGCGGCGAAGTTCTTCACCGGCCTGCCGCTCGACGGCCCGGACCCCGAGTGCGTGCAGGGGTACGGCGAGTCGGCGCTGGCGTCCGGTGACCGGATGATCCCGGCCGCGAGCCAGGACCACTCCAAGGCCAACCCGACCCGCAACCAGCCGGTGATGCTCAAGCTGATGACGCGTCCGCCGGTGAGCGACTGCGCCGAGAGCCCGCTCGCCGGCTTCGTGCCGGCCGGGGGTTGA
- the mftB gene encoding mycofactocin biosynthesis chaperone MftB (MftB, a small protein, is a peptide chaperone that assists the radical SAM enzyme MftC in performing two modifications to the C-terminal Val-Tyr dipeptide of the mycofactocin precursor peptide, MftA. MftB's role is analogous to the role of PqqD in the biosynthesis of PQQ, a cofactor that derives entirely from a Tyr and a Glu in the precursor PqqA.): MILDEPWRLSPSVALRPEPFGALAYHFGNRKLTFLKRPELVRVVEQLAEHPDVRSTLVAVGVPEGQHPAYAAALEGLADADMIRPRELEEGAA; encoded by the coding sequence ATGATCCTCGACGAGCCGTGGCGGCTGTCGCCGTCGGTGGCGCTGCGCCCCGAGCCGTTCGGTGCGCTGGCCTACCACTTCGGCAACCGCAAGCTGACCTTCCTCAAGCGCCCCGAGCTGGTGCGCGTGGTGGAGCAGCTGGCCGAGCACCCCGACGTCCGGTCCACGCTCGTCGCGGTGGGGGTGCCGGAGGGACAGCACCCGGCGTACGCCGCCGCGCTCGAGGGCCTCGCCGACGCCGACATGATCCGACCCCGTGAGCTGGAAGAGGGAGCCGCATGA
- the mftA gene encoding mycofactocin precursor MftA (Mycofactocin is a small molecule electron carrier derived from the final two amino acids, Val-Tyr, of MftA, the mycofactocin precursor. It plays a role in redox homeostasis and the metabolism of alcohols and aldehydes in Actinobacteria, including Mycobacterium tuberculosis.) codes for MNPDQNETVEQDVTAEDLIEEVSIDGMCGVY; via the coding sequence ATGAACCCGGACCAGAACGAGACCGTTGAGCAGGACGTGACCGCGGAGGACCTCATCGAAGAGGTCTCGATCGACGGCATGTGCGGCGTCTACTGA
- the mftR gene encoding mycofactocin system transcriptional regulator (MftR, the mycofactocin system transcriptional regulator, is an uncharacterized TetR family DNA-binding transcription factor. Its role is inferred by context. It occurs as part of the biosynthesis locus for mycofactocin, a partially characterized electron carrier derived from the terminal Val-Tyr dipeptide of the precursor peptide MftA, through a radical SAM enzyme-mediated process.) → MSSRGRPVATSHAQIEAAAFRLFAARGFESVTMADIAAEVGVGRRTLFRYFESKNDIPWGQFDRTLDGFRAILAATPADAPLAEAVQGAVLRFNEYPADAEPSHRDRMRLILETPALQAHSVLRYAEWRGVIAEHVARRTGLGPSDTLPRTVGSVSLALAISAYEGWLADPGSDLSALLEETMQSLRDYLG, encoded by the coding sequence ATGAGCAGTCGTGGCCGACCGGTTGCGACCAGTCACGCCCAGATCGAGGCGGCCGCCTTCCGGCTCTTCGCCGCGCGCGGGTTCGAGTCCGTCACGATGGCCGACATCGCCGCCGAGGTCGGCGTCGGGCGGCGCACCCTCTTCCGCTACTTCGAGTCCAAGAACGACATCCCCTGGGGACAGTTCGACCGGACCCTCGACGGCTTCCGGGCGATCCTCGCCGCGACCCCGGCGGACGCGCCGCTGGCCGAGGCCGTGCAGGGCGCGGTGCTGCGGTTCAACGAGTACCCCGCCGACGCGGAGCCGTCGCACCGCGACCGGATGCGGCTGATCCTCGAGACGCCCGCGCTCCAGGCGCACTCCGTGCTGCGGTACGCCGAGTGGCGCGGCGTCATCGCCGAGCACGTCGCCCGGCGGACCGGCCTCGGCCCGTCCGACACCCTGCCCCGCACCGTCGGCAGCGTCTCGCTGGCGCTCGCCATCTCGGCGTACGAGGGCTGGCTGGCCGACCCCGGCAGCGACCTCTCGGCCCTGCTCGAGGAGACGATGCAGAGCCTGCGGGACTACCTCGGCTGA
- a CDS encoding acyl-CoA dehydrogenase family protein encodes MPASRLLPSDEAVDLIALVRDLATRELAPLVATAERDEAFPREVFRMLGRAGLLGLPYPEEYGGGGLPYEVYLQVLEEIGSVWSSVGVGTSVHALSCFGLVTAGTEEQKQRWLPDMLGGELLGAYCLSEPHAGSDPAAMTTRARLDGDEYVITGAKAWTTHGGQADYYKVMARTGDGRNDISCFLVPGDSDGLVADPPEHKMGLTGSTTATMRFDGVRIPVERRLGAEGQGLRIALAGLDAGRLGIAAVATGLAQGALDHAVAYARSRETFGERIIDHQGLSFVLADMEAAIESARATMLHAARLKDQGLPYGREASVAKLVATDNAMKVTTDAVQVLGGYGYTRDFPVERYMREAKVMQIFEGTNQIQRLVIGRHLDRGDAGRLSVVGGSV; translated from the coding sequence ATGCCCGCCTCCCGCCTGCTGCCCTCGGACGAAGCCGTCGACCTGATCGCGCTGGTGCGCGACCTGGCCACCCGCGAGCTGGCCCCGCTCGTGGCGACCGCCGAGCGGGACGAGGCGTTCCCGCGCGAGGTCTTCCGGATGCTCGGCCGGGCCGGCCTGCTCGGCCTGCCCTACCCGGAGGAGTACGGCGGCGGCGGGCTGCCGTACGAGGTCTACCTGCAGGTGCTCGAGGAGATCGGGTCGGTGTGGTCGAGCGTGGGGGTCGGGACCTCCGTGCACGCCCTGAGCTGCTTCGGGCTCGTCACCGCCGGCACCGAGGAGCAGAAGCAGCGCTGGCTGCCCGACATGCTGGGCGGGGAGCTGCTCGGCGCCTACTGCCTGTCCGAGCCGCACGCCGGCTCCGACCCGGCCGCGATGACCACCCGCGCCCGGCTCGACGGCGACGAGTACGTCATCACCGGCGCCAAGGCCTGGACCACGCACGGCGGACAGGCCGACTACTACAAGGTGATGGCCCGCACCGGCGACGGGCGCAACGACATCTCCTGCTTCCTGGTCCCGGGCGACAGCGACGGGCTGGTCGCGGACCCGCCCGAGCACAAGATGGGGCTCACGGGCTCGACCACGGCGACGATGCGCTTCGACGGCGTCCGCATCCCCGTCGAGCGGCGGCTCGGCGCCGAGGGCCAGGGCCTCAGGATCGCGCTCGCCGGGCTCGACGCCGGCCGGCTGGGCATCGCCGCCGTCGCCACCGGACTGGCCCAGGGAGCCCTCGACCACGCGGTCGCCTACGCGCGGAGCCGGGAGACCTTCGGCGAGCGGATCATCGACCACCAGGGCCTGAGCTTCGTGCTCGCCGACATGGAGGCCGCGATCGAGAGCGCCCGCGCGACGATGCTGCACGCCGCCCGGCTCAAGGACCAGGGCCTGCCGTACGGCCGCGAGGCCTCGGTCGCCAAGCTCGTCGCGACCGACAACGCGATGAAGGTGACCACCGACGCCGTCCAGGTGCTCGGCGGCTACGGCTACACCCGCGACTTCCCGGTCGAGCGCTACATGCGCGAGGCCAAGGTGATGCAGATCTTCGAGGGCACCAACCAGATCCAGCGGCTCGTGATCGGCCGCCATCTCGACCGCGGTGACGCGGGGCGCTTGTCCGTGGTCGGTGGCTCCGTCTAG